From Pristiophorus japonicus isolate sPriJap1 chromosome 1, sPriJap1.hap1, whole genome shotgun sequence, a single genomic window includes:
- the LOC139267793 gene encoding putative nuclease HARBI1 produces MSFLDMIEQQCFRRLGLLCQAVADVCSLLEQDLLPREPIGHALPMAVKVTTTLNFFTSGSFQRSAALISQSAAVGKCITQVTNVMFHKSANYVNVVIDEASVTERGLSFMALAGFPQMQDVSNCIHVAIKTPPHHPGVFVNCKGSHSLNVQLVCNNKKIIMLVCARFPGSCHDSLMLPVHPPSAFRTSKQTYRLAVWSQGLSTEDLADDTLRRPTNEAEELYNVNHMSTRCVREQAISMMKMRFRCLDRSGGALQYASARVSRMIMVCCVLQNIVQQ; encoded by the coding sequence atgagcttcttgGACATGattgaacagcagtgcttcaggagactCGGGCTATTGTGCCAGGCCGTTGCAGATgtgtgtagcttgctggaacaagatctGCTGCCCCGAGAACCTATTGGACACgccttaccaatggctgtcaaagtcacaaccaccctcaacttcttcacttcaggctccttccagagatctgcagcattgatctcgcagtcggccgcagtgggcaaatgcatcacccaggtaaCCAAtgtcatgtttcacaagtcagccaattatgtaaacgttgtcattgatgaagcaagtgTTACTGAGCGGGGGCTTAGCTTtatggctctggctggcttcccacagatgcAGGACGTCAGCAACTGCATACATGTGGCCATCAAGacacccccacatcacccaggagtgtttgtgaattgCAAGGgctcccactccctcaatgtgcagctcgtctgcaacaataaaaagatcatcatgcttgtgtgcgccagattccctggcagctgtcatgactctttaatGCTGCCGGTCCACCCACCCTCAGCttttcgcacctccaaacagacttaccggctcGCTGTTTGGAGTCAAGGGCTGTCCACTGAAGACTTGGCTGATGATACCCTTAGGAGGCCAACCAATGAGGCCGAGGAGCTTTATAATGTcaaccacatgtccaccagatgtgtcagagAGCAAGCAATTAGCAtgatgaagatgcgcttcagatgccttgacagatctggtggAGCCCTTCAATACgcatcagccagggtctccagaatgatcatGGTATGCTGCGTGTTGCAGAACATAGTACAGCAGTGA